One stretch of Ipomoea triloba cultivar NCNSP0323 chromosome 8, ASM357664v1 DNA includes these proteins:
- the LOC116027546 gene encoding SNF2 domain-containing protein CLASSY 3-like yields the protein MNPVNAHERPRRVPRTRNQWDDFYVKFNEEKKRKRRKLSESGPSTDRVGGDGAERGKAEKNGVGDDQVEVVVGEERKGSRRSGEAQKASSLGRNKEMGMADIEFVDDFVDKEKEMMDVEFVEDLVKGEGEKEMEMMDDEFGEDSGKGEKGKDKGKGKGKQKEKEKGKGKGKEKENGKGKGKEKEKDKGKKKDKGKEEEKEEEDSSKWLALVGVWSESRDNDTKDLAVVETENDTKDLAVVESENDTKDLAVVESENDTKDLPVVESASSDDDVIFIGETYPLYKNRTNRVKPISVADDKDDERKGNSQLVLVGEPNPTPNVVLLKPGSASGSKVGSVDGRGPEPITYDDVASSTSKRRVDSSVSLSSTDSSDFDDFESSSSSSSSEDDDSDDGDFSFTVPSSVLKRADGKGKAAEAGEKRKGIVSRLRSSSTPKPLNKDERKKDEDEDVGGGEDGEQIQKTIVKKRKQRARGLNVKDILLNTVLEKESNLNERLQRPELNAPPLPLKFRFEDEDEEPPVKEEWEVEVDNLFADLDMGRLQTENGSSAPQTVEKENAKADEANDCCHPEGHHCILDEQIGILCKHCLVVFLEMKHLYPDFAMKSSQRYERRFVDRSEHSEDAEFELGNIPVNNCARGVSGETVWDLVPAHIKERMYQHQIDGYEFMWKNIAGDLEIENLKVLPSDKGKGCIISHAPGTGKTGLSVVFLQAFMKLFPMCRPVVIAPRSMLLTWENEFGKWDADIPFHNLNNPKLSGKENVTDDVQGSNWKIFKRKSKGRELNRTLKLYSWANGSGILGITYRLFEKLAGESAEDEKVRRILLKYPGILVLDEGHTPRNDESLMWRALSKVETPLRIILSGTPFQNNFQELYNTLCLVSPEFSVPTPSSTRNFLQKGKAVRNKWTSITSSIVNDENGRRIEELKAMISPFVHVHKGHILLEKLPGLRDALVHLKLTEMQQRLLDLVSKKNFIEQDNLMTLISVHPSLAPENICKNGEKELELDPSAGVKTNFVFELVKLCSAHGERVIVFSRLIEPLSLIKQQLLHHIKWSENEEILYMDGKIDAKYRQDRISAFNNPASVAKVLLASTASCCEGINLIGASRIVLLDVVWNPSITRQAISRAYRLGQTKVVYVYNLISSTFEARKYECQARKDRMSELVFSARENHSRAENPSAADVILEAMAENERLRGMFELIVHQPKTQQMLLADPTEGPKLADQP from the exons ATGAACCCTGTGAATGCTCATGAGCGGCCGCGCCGTGTGCCGAGAACTCGGAACCAGTGGGATGATTTCTATGTGAAGTTTAACGAGGAGAAGAAACGGAAAAGGAGAAAGCTTTCTGAGTCTGGGCCGTCCACTGATAGAGTGGGAGGTGATGGTGCTGAGAGGGGAAAGGCAGAGAAAAATGGTGTAGGTGATGATCAGGTTGAGGTGGTGGTTGGGGAGGAGAGAAAGGGATCTAGGAGGAGTGGTGAAGCCCAAAAGGCCTCATCTTTGGGTAGAAACAAGGAGATGGGGATGGCTGATATTgaatttgttgatgattttgtgGATAAGGAGAAGGAGATGATGGATGTGGAATTTGTTGAGGATTTGGTGAAAGGGGAGGGTGAAAAGGAGATGGAAATGATGGATGATGAATTTGGTGAGGATTCTGGGAAAGGGGAGAAGGGTAAAGATAAGGGGAAGGGGAAGGGGAAacagaaagagaaagagaagggGAAGGGGAAGGGGAAGGAGAAGGAGAATGGGAAAGGGAAGGGgaaggagaaagagaaggaTAAGGGGAAAAAGAAGGATAAGGGGAAAGAGgaggagaaggaggaggaggatagTAGCAAATGGCTAGCTTTGGTGGGTGTATGGAGTGAAAGTAGAGACAATGACACCAAAGATTTAGCTGTGGTGGAGACTGAAAATGACACCAAAGATTTAGCTGTGGTGGAGAGTGAAAATGACACCAAAGATTTAGCTGTGGTGGAGAGTGAAAATGACACCAAAGATTTACCTGTGGTGGAGAGTGCTAGcagtgatgatgatgttatattTATAGGGGAAACATATCCCCTTTACAAAAACAGAACTAATAGGGTGAAGCCTATTTCAGTGGCTGATGATAAAGATGATGAGAGGAAGGGTAATAGTCAGCTTGTTCTTGTGGGGGAACCCAATCCAACCCCTAATGTAGTTTTGTTGAAACCAGGCTCAGCATCAGGCTCAAAAGTTGGGTCTGTGGATGGAAGGGGCCCTGAACCTATTACCTATGATGATGTTGCTTCATCAACCTCAAAGAGGAGGGTGGACTCTTCTGTTAGTCTCTCAAGTACAGACTCCTCAGATTTTGATGACtttgaatcatcatcatcatcatcctcatctgaagatgatgattcagatgATGGGGATTTCAGTTTTACTGTCCCCTCTTCTGTCCTTAAGAGGGCAGATGGAAAGGGGAAGGCTGCTGAGGCGGGTGAGAAGAGAAAAGGGATTGTTTCTCGTCTTAGATCATCTTCAACCCCCAAGCCTTTAAACAAGGATGAAAGGAAAaaggatgaggatgaggatgtcGGAGGAGGAGAAGACGGTGAGCAAATACAGAAAACCATAGTTAAGAAGAGGAAGCAGAGAGCAAGAGGTCTCAATGTGAAGGACATCCTTCTTAACACTGTATTGGAGAAGGAGAGCAATCTGAATGAAAGACTCCAACGTCCCGAATTGAATGCTCCACCATTGCCCTTGAAGTTCAGATTTGAAGACGAAGACGAGGAACCACCTGTGAAAGAAGAGTGGGAGGTGGAGGTTGACAATCTCTTTGCAGACCTCGACATGGGCAGATTGCAAACCGAGAATGGTTCAAGTGCTCCTCAAACTGTG GAGAAGGAAAATGCAAAAGCTGATGAGGCAAATGACTGCTGCCATCCCGAGGGGCATCATTGTATCCTCGATGAACAAATTGGCATCCTATGCAAGCATTGCTTGGTTGTGTTCTTGGAGATGAAGCATTTATATCCAGACTTT GCTATGAAATCCAGCCAAAGATATGAAAGGAGATTCGTTGATAGATCGGAGCACTCTGAGGATGCTGAATTTGAGTTGGGCAATATTCCTGTAAACAATTGTGCTCGGGGTGTTTCTGGAGAGACGGTGTGGGATCTTGTACCTGCTCACATTAAAGAAAGAATGTACCAGCATCAGATCGATGGCTACGAGTTCATGTGGAAGAACATTGCAGGAGATCTCGAAATTGAGAATTTGAAAGTGCTGCCATCTGATAAGGGGAAAGGCTGCATAATTTCGCATGCTCCTGGTACTGGGAAAACAGGCCTCAGTGTGGTGTTTCTCCAGGCATTTATGAAGCTCTTCCCTATGTGTCGCCCGGTTGTGATTGCCCCTCGCAGTATGCTTCTGACATGGGAAAACGAGTTCGGGAAATGGGATGCCGACATTCCATTCCACAACTTGAACAACCCGAAGCTGTCGGGGAAGGAAAACGTGACAGATGATGTTCAGGGCAGTAATTGGAAGATTTTCAAGCGAAAATCCAAGGGCAGGGAGCTGAACCGGACCCTGAAGTTGTATAGTTGGGCTAATGGCTCGGGCATTCTGGGAATCACTTATCGTCTCTTTGAGAAACTAGCTGGAGAGAGTGCAGAAGATGAAAAAGTGAGAAGAATACTTCTGAAGTATCCTGGGATTTTAGTCCTTGATGAAGGACACACTCCCAGAAACGATGAGAGCCTCATGTGGAGGGCTCTATCGAAAGTTGAGACCCCCCTTCGCATTATCTTGTCCGGGACGCCTTTCCAGAACAATTTCCAGGAGCTGTACAACACACTATGCCTGGTAAGTCCTGAATTTTCTGTCCCCACTCCTAGCAGCACTCGAAACTTTTTGCAGAAAGGCAAGGCAGTGAGGAATAAGTGGACTTCGATTACCAGTTCTATCGTCAACGATGAGAATggcagaaggatagaggagctTAAGGCGATGATTTCCCCGTTTGTGCATGTGCACAAGGGTCATATTCTGCTCGAGAAGCTCCCTGGCCTAAGGGACGCGCTGGTTCACTTAAAGCTCACAGAAATGCAGCAGAGGCTGCTTGATTTGGTCTCGAAGAAGAATTTCATCGAGCAGGACAATTTGATGACTCTGATATCTGTCCATCCTTCCCTCGCCCCAGAAAACATCTGCAAGAATGGGGAAaaagagctcgagctcgatcctAGTGCTGGAGTGAAAACAAACTTTGTTTTCGAGCTCGTCAAGCTGTGCAGTGCTCACGGGGAGAGAGTCATAGTCTTCAGCAGACTTATCGAGCCACTGTCACTCATCAAGCAGCAGCTACTGCACCATATTAAGTGGTCTGAGAACGAGGAAATTCTGTACATGGATGGCAAGATCGATGCAAAATATCGCCAAGACAGGATTTCTGCTTTCAACAATCCTGCTAGTGTAGCCAAGGTTCTTCTTGCCTCCACTGCATCCTGCTGTGAAGGGATAAATCTGATTGGCGCCTCGAGGATCGTGCTGCTTGATGTCGTGTGGAACCCTTCCATCACGAGGCAGGCCATCAGCCGGGCTTACAGGCTTGGACAGACCAAAGTTGTGTACGTGTACAACCTGATTTCGTCCACATTTGAGGCCAGAAAATATGAATGCCAAGCGAGGAAAGACAGGATGTCTGAGCTGGTGTTTTCTGCTCGGGAGAATCATTCCAGGGCGGAAAATCCCTCTGCAGCAGATGTGATCCTCGAAGCAATGGCTGAGAACGAAAGGCTCCGGGGGATGTTCGAGCTGATTGTGCACCAGCCCAAGACTCAACAAATGCTGTTGGCTGATCCCACCGAGGGGCCAAAGCTCGCAGACCAGCCCTAA